The Gammaproteobacteria bacterium genome includes the window TCAATGTATTGAGCAATCACTTTCTGATATGGATGATATGCGCATTATTGTTTTTGAACCGAAGGGGGCACCTGCCGCTGACAAGATGGTTCGTAACCGGGAAGTGCCAAGGATGACGCCAGGTCGGGCAGCTCTTGTAGAGTTGATACACCGTTATCTCGGTGGGCTGCTTGACCCCTTTGTGACGTTACTTGAAGTGCATAAACTGATGTACTTCATGCAAGAGGCTGGAGAGCCGCTTCGGCTTAAATACCAGAAAGCATCTTATGGGCCCTATGCGGAGAACCTGCGCCATGTGCTGAATGCGATCGAAGGGCATATGGTTTCCGGTTATGCCGATGGTGGTGATGCACCCGATAAGCCGCTCCAGCTTGTTCCAGGAGCCATAGATGATGCTGTTGTCTTTCTTGACAAGCACGTTGAGACCAGAGAACGATTTGATCAGGTCACAAAATTAGTGGAGGGGTTTGAGTCTCCATTCGGACTTGAGTTGTTAGCTACGGTTCACTGGATTATAAAGCAAGAGGGTGTTAGTTCAATGGAAGATATAGTTGAACAAATCTATGCATGGAACGAACGAAAGCGGCAATTTACCCGCCGTCAAATTGCGCTGGCTGTGGATGTGCTTTCACAAAAAAGGTGGGTGGATGAAGGGCTAATCGGCGGGTAGCCGAGGGTCTCTAACCCTCAGCCCCCACAACACCCTGCATGCGGCTCAGCACAGGGCGTTTCCCAAAGATGTTTTAAAGATAAGAAGATAAGGGGTCAAGAATAAGGGGTCAAGTACAATATTGACTGTTTATCTATCCAGACTGATAAACTAAGCTCTTGTTTTCTTCTAATCGCCTCCTCATTTTCATCCTTGTACGCCTCAATCCCAAGTGAACTGCGATCAGTCTATATAGCCAAGGGTGGGCTATACAATAAAAGGGTTAATATTGCATTTGACCCCTTATCATGCCAGCACA containing:
- a CDS encoding macro domain-containing protein, giving the protein MIEYKTGNILTEDAEAIINTVNCVGVMGRGIALQFKKAFPENFKAYAAACKREEVRPGRMFIYDMGGLTNPRYIINFPTKRHWRGKSRMEDIEAGLKALVVEIRERSIQSIAIPPLGSGLGGLEWTEVRQCIEQSLSDMDDMRIIVFEPKGAPAADKMVRNREVPRMTPGRAALVELIHRYLGGLLDPFVTLLEVHKLMYFMQEAGEPLRLKYQKASYGPYAENLRHVLNAIEGHMVSGYADGGDAPDKPLQLVPGAIDDAVVFLDKHVETRERFDQVTKLVEGFESPFGLELLATVHWIIKQEGVSSMEDIVEQIYAWNERKRQFTRRQIALAVDVLSQKRWVDEGLIGG